Proteins from a genomic interval of Cucumis melo cultivar AY chromosome 7, USDA_Cmelo_AY_1.0, whole genome shotgun sequence:
- the LOC103487558 gene encoding uncharacterized protein LOC103487558 isoform X1, producing the protein MERSEPTLVPEWLRSSGSLSGSGIAQQFASSSSHSDISSQAHYSRSRTSKSISDIDKPHFDFLDWSSSSSTRRSSSNGSGKNAYSNFNRNHRDRDREKEKDMSNHGDPWGYDFSSPLVNVFSSRAEKETLRRSHSMVSRKQGDLFPQRVAVNLKSGGYNHKANSNGFHSGSTINGITDKAVFDKDFPSLGAEERQGGPDVGRVSSPGLTTCVHSLPIGSSTLISREGWTSALAEVPTTVTGSSGAPSSIQQTANSGLGSPNATTSRKMAEALTQAPTRGRVTSQSTELSVKTQRLEELAIKQSRQLIPVMPSMPKVSVLNTFEKSKSKGASRTAEMNVPGKGGQQQLSMMQHNSQPLRGGQVKSDSPKTTHGKFLVLKPVWENGMLKDGSNPISNVNSRTANSQPSSVASSATSNTSRNQNNLHPSSLERKVAALDLKSGSTLEKRPHSAQSQSRSDFFNLIKKKTLVNGSTCLQDSGICTSPIKEKSGIANGEVVSAAVHPSAVTDDEVASNGNTTEEVQRFSEVVNKSLSPNKALCTDEEEAAFLRSLGWEENSGEDEGLTEEEINAFYQQYMNLKPSLKPIRCKLPEPSSAV; encoded by the exons ATGGAAAGAAGTGAACCTACATTAGTTCCAGAGTGGTTGAGAAGTTCTGGAAGTCTTTCTGGGAGTGGGATTGCTCAACAATTTGCATCGTCTTCTTCTCACTCAG ATATTTCTTCTCAAGCTCATTACTCGAGGAGTAGAACATCAAAGAGCATTAGTGATATAGATAAACCTCATTTTGATTTCTTGGATTGGTCATCTTCATCAAGCACGAGGAGGAGTTCTAGCAATGGCTCTGGAAAGAATGCTTATAGTAATTTTAATAGGAATCATCGTGATAGAGACCGTGAGAAGGAGAAAGATATGTCAAATCATGGGGACCCTTGGGGTTATGACTTTTCTAGCCCTCTGGTGAATGTATTTTCCAGTAGAGCTGAGAAGGAAACCCTGCGGCGTTCTCATTCAATGGTGTCTAGGAAGCAAGGTGATTTATTTCCTCAGAGAGTTGCTGTCAACTTGAAAAGTGGAGGCTATAATCATAAGGCTAACAGTAATGGCTTTCATTCAGGAAGTACCATTAATGGTATCACTGATAAGGCTGTTTTCGACAAGGATTTTCCATCACTTGGAGCAGAAGAAAGGCAAGGAGGACCAGATGTTGGAAGAGTATCATCTCCTGGCTTGACCACATGTGTTCATAGCTTGCCCATTGGAAGTTCGACTTTGATTAGTAGGGAAGGATGGACATCAGCTTTGGCTGAGGTGCCAACTACAGTCACAGGCAGTTCGGGTGCTCCATCATCTATTCAACAGACTGCCAATTCTGGATTGGGATCCCCAAATGCTACAACTTCACggaagatggctgaagctttaACACAGGCACCAACAAGAGGTCGTGTTACTTCTCAGTCAACAGAG TTATCTGTCAAGACACAGAGGCTTGAGGAATTGGCCATTAAGCAGTCCAGGCAGTTAATCCCAGTAATGCCTTCGATGCCTAAAGTTTCT GTTCTTAATACTTTTGAAAAATCTAAGTCCAAAGGAGCATCGAGAACTGCTGAAATGAATGTGCCTGGCAAGGGCGGTCAACAACAGCTCTCTATGATGCAACATAATAGTCAGCCTCTTCGAGGTGGACAAGTCAAGTCCGATTCTCCAAAGACCACTCATGGTAAATTTCTGGTTCTCAAACCGGTATGGGAGAATGGCATGTTAAAGGATGGCTCAAATCCTATTAGTAATGTTAACAGTAGAACTGCAAATTCCCAGCCTTCTTCTGTTGCTTCTTCAGCAACATCTAACACTTCAAGGAACCAAAACAACCTGCATCCTTCCTCTCTGGAGCGGAAGGTAGCTGCATTGGATCTGAAATCAGGATCCACTTTGGAAAAGAGACCCCATTCTGCTCAATCACAAAGCAGGAGTGATTTCTTCAATCTCATAAAGAAAAAGACTTTGGTGAATGGATCTACTTGTCTACAAGATTCAGGTATCTGTACATCTCCTATCAAGGAAAAATCTGGAATAGCGAATGGGGAAGTGGTTAGTGCTGCAGTACATCCTTCTGCTGTTACTGATGATGAGGTAGCTAGCAATGGCAATACGACTGAAGAGGTTCAGAGGTTTTCTGAGGTTGTGAATAAGAGTTTGAGCCCTAACAAAGCATTATGTACAGACGAGGAAGAGGCTGCATTTCTTCGTTCTCTTGGATGGGAAGAAAATTCAGGAGAGGATGAAGGACTAACGGAGGAGGAGATTAATGCTTTTTATCAGCAG TACATGAACTTGAAGCCATCTTTGAAGCCGATTAGATGTAAGTTACCGGAGCCCTCCAGTGCTGTCTGA
- the LOC103487558 gene encoding uncharacterized protein LOC103487558 isoform X2, with protein MERSEPTLVPEWLRSSGSLSGSGIAQQFASSSSHSDISSQAHYSRSRTSKSISDIDKPHFDFLDWSSSSSTRRSSSNGSGKNAYSNFNRNHRDRDREKEKDMSNHGDPWGYDFSSPLVNVFSSRAEKETLRRSHSMVSRKQGSTINGITDKAVFDKDFPSLGAEERQGGPDVGRVSSPGLTTCVHSLPIGSSTLISREGWTSALAEVPTTVTGSSGAPSSIQQTANSGLGSPNATTSRKMAEALTQAPTRGRVTSQSTELSVKTQRLEELAIKQSRQLIPVMPSMPKVSVLNTFEKSKSKGASRTAEMNVPGKGGQQQLSMMQHNSQPLRGGQVKSDSPKTTHGKFLVLKPVWENGMLKDGSNPISNVNSRTANSQPSSVASSATSNTSRNQNNLHPSSLERKVAALDLKSGSTLEKRPHSAQSQSRSDFFNLIKKKTLVNGSTCLQDSGICTSPIKEKSGIANGEVVSAAVHPSAVTDDEVASNGNTTEEVQRFSEVVNKSLSPNKALCTDEEEAAFLRSLGWEENSGEDEGLTEEEINAFYQQYMNLKPSLKPIRCKLPEPSSAV; from the exons ATGGAAAGAAGTGAACCTACATTAGTTCCAGAGTGGTTGAGAAGTTCTGGAAGTCTTTCTGGGAGTGGGATTGCTCAACAATTTGCATCGTCTTCTTCTCACTCAG ATATTTCTTCTCAAGCTCATTACTCGAGGAGTAGAACATCAAAGAGCATTAGTGATATAGATAAACCTCATTTTGATTTCTTGGATTGGTCATCTTCATCAAGCACGAGGAGGAGTTCTAGCAATGGCTCTGGAAAGAATGCTTATAGTAATTTTAATAGGAATCATCGTGATAGAGACCGTGAGAAGGAGAAAGATATGTCAAATCATGGGGACCCTTGGGGTTATGACTTTTCTAGCCCTCTGGTGAATGTATTTTCCAGTAGAGCTGAGAAGGAAACCCTGCGGCGTTCTCATTCAATGGTGTCTAGGAAGCAAG GAAGTACCATTAATGGTATCACTGATAAGGCTGTTTTCGACAAGGATTTTCCATCACTTGGAGCAGAAGAAAGGCAAGGAGGACCAGATGTTGGAAGAGTATCATCTCCTGGCTTGACCACATGTGTTCATAGCTTGCCCATTGGAAGTTCGACTTTGATTAGTAGGGAAGGATGGACATCAGCTTTGGCTGAGGTGCCAACTACAGTCACAGGCAGTTCGGGTGCTCCATCATCTATTCAACAGACTGCCAATTCTGGATTGGGATCCCCAAATGCTACAACTTCACggaagatggctgaagctttaACACAGGCACCAACAAGAGGTCGTGTTACTTCTCAGTCAACAGAG TTATCTGTCAAGACACAGAGGCTTGAGGAATTGGCCATTAAGCAGTCCAGGCAGTTAATCCCAGTAATGCCTTCGATGCCTAAAGTTTCT GTTCTTAATACTTTTGAAAAATCTAAGTCCAAAGGAGCATCGAGAACTGCTGAAATGAATGTGCCTGGCAAGGGCGGTCAACAACAGCTCTCTATGATGCAACATAATAGTCAGCCTCTTCGAGGTGGACAAGTCAAGTCCGATTCTCCAAAGACCACTCATGGTAAATTTCTGGTTCTCAAACCGGTATGGGAGAATGGCATGTTAAAGGATGGCTCAAATCCTATTAGTAATGTTAACAGTAGAACTGCAAATTCCCAGCCTTCTTCTGTTGCTTCTTCAGCAACATCTAACACTTCAAGGAACCAAAACAACCTGCATCCTTCCTCTCTGGAGCGGAAGGTAGCTGCATTGGATCTGAAATCAGGATCCACTTTGGAAAAGAGACCCCATTCTGCTCAATCACAAAGCAGGAGTGATTTCTTCAATCTCATAAAGAAAAAGACTTTGGTGAATGGATCTACTTGTCTACAAGATTCAGGTATCTGTACATCTCCTATCAAGGAAAAATCTGGAATAGCGAATGGGGAAGTGGTTAGTGCTGCAGTACATCCTTCTGCTGTTACTGATGATGAGGTAGCTAGCAATGGCAATACGACTGAAGAGGTTCAGAGGTTTTCTGAGGTTGTGAATAAGAGTTTGAGCCCTAACAAAGCATTATGTACAGACGAGGAAGAGGCTGCATTTCTTCGTTCTCTTGGATGGGAAGAAAATTCAGGAGAGGATGAAGGACTAACGGAGGAGGAGATTAATGCTTTTTATCAGCAG TACATGAACTTGAAGCCATCTTTGAAGCCGATTAGATGTAAGTTACCGGAGCCCTCCAGTGCTGTCTGA